A genomic segment from Candidatus Methylacidiphilales bacterium encodes:
- a CDS encoding aldo/keto reductase, producing MKTRKLGNSDLHITPIGFGAWAIGGDWKFGWGPQDDAQSIAAIHRALELGINWIDTAAVYGLGHSEEVVKKALDLWSGPRPLVFTKCGMIWNEKREVDYSLKAASLRKELENSLRRLGVDVIDLYQIHWPADDLAETEEGWTELAKMQKEGKVRWIGTSNFSLEELRKAQSIAPVTSLQPPYSLIRRDIEAELLSHCLQEDIGVIVYSPMASGLLSGAMTRERVASLPPNDWRPGNAQFQEPQLSENLNMAERLKTIGQRHGLSAGEVAISWALRLPSVTGAIVGARSAKQVEGIIGAAGLKLTPAEIMEIEE from the coding sequence ATGAAAACCCGCAAGCTCGGCAATTCGGACCTTCATATCACCCCCATCGGCTTCGGCGCATGGGCCATCGGCGGCGATTGGAAATTCGGCTGGGGCCCTCAGGATGATGCGCAGTCAATTGCCGCCATCCATCGCGCGCTCGAATTGGGAATCAACTGGATCGATACCGCCGCAGTCTATGGCCTGGGACACTCCGAGGAGGTCGTCAAAAAAGCCCTCGACTTATGGTCCGGCCCGCGGCCCCTTGTGTTCACCAAATGCGGCATGATCTGGAATGAAAAACGGGAAGTGGATTATTCCCTCAAAGCCGCCTCGCTCCGCAAGGAACTGGAAAACAGCCTGCGCCGCCTCGGCGTGGATGTGATCGATCTCTACCAAATCCACTGGCCGGCTGATGATCTCGCCGAAACCGAGGAGGGCTGGACTGAACTGGCCAAGATGCAAAAGGAAGGAAAGGTCCGATGGATCGGGACCAGTAATTTTAGCCTCGAAGAACTCCGCAAAGCGCAGAGCATCGCGCCCGTCACCTCGCTCCAACCGCCTTATTCCCTGATCCGCCGCGACATCGAGGCGGAGCTTCTGTCGCATTGCCTGCAGGAAGACATTGGAGTGATCGTGTATTCGCCGATGGCTTCAGGCCTGCTCAGCGGCGCCATGACACGCGAGCGAGTTGCCAGTCTTCCCCCAAATGATTGGCGCCCCGGGAACGCCCAATTCCAGGAGCCTCAATTGTCGGAAAACCTCAACATGGCGGAACGGCTCAAGACAATCGGGCAACGGCACGGCCTCTCGGCGGGCGAAGTCGCCATCTCATGGGCTCTCCGGCTGCCGTCCGTCACAGGCGCCATTGTGGGCGCGCGCAGCGCAAAGCAGGTGGAGGGCATTATCGGGGCTGCGGGTTTAAAACTCACTCCCGCGGAAATCATGGAGATCGAGGAGTGA
- a CDS encoding peptide chain release factor 3: MSVLSSVGSRPATGNPAIEREVARRRTFAIISHPDAGKTTLTEKFLLYGGAVQLAGSVTARKNQRATTSDWMELEKQRGISVSSTVLQFEYKDCVVNLLDTPGHKDFSEDTYRVLTAVDAAVMVIDAGKGIETQTRKLFEVCRQRGVPIFTFINKLDRPARPPLELCDELENVLGIHACPLNWPLGDGPEFKGIFDRKTRQVHLFERVAGGAFCAPVSVRDIHDAAVRDVLAPDVYQRVCHELELLDGAGSDFDLDRVRSGGLTPVFFGSAANNFGVQLLLDQFLELAPPPAARKTGSETLEPNNPSFSGFVFKIQANMNPKHRDRVAFIRIVSGVFQRDMNVFHSRTGKQIRLSYSQRLFAQERETVDEAWAGDVVGIVGNHDFQIGDTLSEKAGVVFDEIPRFAPECFAYLHNTSPAKFKRFREGLDQLLKEGLAQAFEQPESYQRIPLLGAVGPLQFDVLKYRLESEYGAECRMEMSAWKLARWIRPIRESPDNQTEKPADPVLANDAALVRDSFGERVVLLPTAWAAKYLAEKNPDWEISQAPFPQASKK, from the coding sequence ATGTCCGTACTGTCATCCGTTGGGTCAAGGCCCGCAACCGGCAACCCCGCCATCGAGCGCGAGGTCGCGCGGCGGCGCACTTTTGCGATCATCTCCCACCCCGATGCCGGTAAAACCACCCTGACCGAAAAATTCCTGCTCTATGGCGGGGCCGTTCAACTGGCGGGAAGCGTCACCGCCCGGAAAAACCAGCGCGCCACCACCAGCGACTGGATGGAGCTTGAAAAGCAACGCGGGATATCAGTGTCCTCAACCGTATTGCAATTTGAATACAAGGACTGCGTCGTCAACCTGCTCGACACACCCGGGCACAAGGATTTTTCCGAAGACACCTACCGCGTGCTTACGGCCGTGGACGCCGCCGTCATGGTCATCGACGCCGGCAAAGGCATCGAGACCCAGACCCGCAAACTGTTTGAGGTCTGCCGCCAGCGCGGCGTGCCGATCTTTACCTTCATCAACAAGCTGGACCGGCCCGCGCGTCCGCCGCTGGAACTTTGCGATGAACTGGAAAATGTGCTGGGCATCCATGCCTGCCCGTTGAACTGGCCCTTGGGCGATGGCCCGGAATTCAAGGGCATCTTCGACCGCAAAACCCGGCAGGTGCATTTGTTTGAACGCGTCGCAGGCGGGGCGTTTTGCGCTCCTGTCAGCGTCCGGGATATACACGATGCCGCGGTTCGGGACGTGCTGGCGCCTGATGTGTACCAGCGTGTTTGCCATGAACTGGAACTTCTGGACGGCGCAGGCTCGGACTTTGATCTGGACCGTGTCCGGAGCGGCGGGCTGACTCCGGTATTCTTCGGCAGTGCGGCCAACAATTTTGGCGTCCAACTTTTACTCGACCAGTTTTTGGAACTGGCGCCCCCGCCCGCCGCGCGCAAAACCGGTTCCGAAACCCTGGAACCTAACAATCCCTCCTTCTCAGGGTTTGTTTTCAAAATCCAGGCCAATATGAATCCCAAACACCGGGACAGGGTTGCCTTCATCCGCATCGTTTCCGGCGTGTTCCAACGTGACATGAATGTCTTTCACAGCCGCACGGGAAAGCAAATCCGCCTGTCCTACTCGCAACGGCTTTTCGCCCAGGAACGGGAAACCGTCGATGAAGCATGGGCGGGCGACGTGGTCGGCATTGTCGGCAACCACGATTTCCAGATCGGTGACACACTCTCGGAAAAAGCAGGCGTCGTATTTGATGAAATCCCGCGCTTTGCGCCCGAATGTTTCGCCTATCTCCACAATACCAGCCCGGCAAAATTCAAGCGTTTCCGGGAAGGTCTGGACCAGCTTCTGAAGGAAGGCCTGGCACAGGCCTTTGAACAACCCGAGTCCTATCAACGCATTCCGTTGCTGGGGGCCGTGGGGCCCCTGCAATTCGACGTGCTTAAATACCGCCTCGAGTCCGAATACGGAGCGGAATGCCGCATGGAAATGTCCGCCTGGAAACTGGCCCGTTGGATCAGGCCCATCAGGGAATCTCCCGACAATCAAACGGAAAAACCCGCTGATCCGGTCCTGGCGAATGACGCCGCGCTGGTTCGCGACTCCTTTGGCGAGCGCGTCGTATTGCTCCCCACCGCCTGGGCGGCCAAATATCTGGCGGAAAAAAATCCGGACTGGGAAATCTCGCAGGCCCCCTTCCCGCAGGCCTCAAAAAAATAA
- a CDS encoding HEAT repeat domain-containing protein: protein MRIFTFLQLIVLCVLFSGCGKESAIITSCNNLMEQRKYEEASSILEKALRDNPKSVKLLRQRVLFFLKVEQPGYAIAAYRTLQDVNPKDTILYKALGNKDPIIRVTAARALGPMKDPNALNPLIKASKDPEKSVRHAVVQALGDLKNKKAIPVLVDFLKDEDWSVRGEAAFALGKIGDAQAAASLFPIVNDPDSYVQKNVRNALEELATEENKQAYLNALSSNDFAIQTMAAIALSNIGHTEGLRVLLAQLDNPENKDLRDIIRALEKSKDPAALPGLRRTVNHPDLRVRIEAILALGIFQDKDSVPMLKTLSVDKEQNGNVRTACLIALNRITGGN, encoded by the coding sequence ATGCGTATTTTCACCTTTCTCCAGCTTATCGTCCTTTGCGTTCTCTTCTCAGGTTGCGGCAAGGAGTCGGCGATCATCACCAGTTGCAACAACCTCATGGAACAACGCAAGTACGAGGAAGCCAGCTCCATTCTGGAAAAAGCCCTCCGCGATAATCCCAAAAGCGTCAAGCTGCTCCGCCAGCGCGTGCTCTTCTTTCTGAAAGTCGAACAACCCGGCTATGCCATCGCCGCCTACCGCACCCTGCAGGATGTGAATCCCAAGGACACCATCTTGTACAAGGCCCTGGGCAATAAAGACCCCATCATCCGCGTGACCGCCGCCCGCGCACTCGGGCCGATGAAAGATCCCAATGCGTTGAATCCCCTGATCAAAGCCTCCAAAGACCCGGAAAAATCCGTCCGCCACGCCGTGGTCCAGGCCCTGGGCGATTTGAAAAATAAAAAAGCCATCCCGGTCCTGGTTGATTTCCTCAAGGACGAGGATTGGTCCGTCCGCGGCGAAGCCGCTTTTGCCCTGGGCAAAATAGGCGACGCTCAGGCGGCCGCCTCCCTTTTCCCCATCGTGAATGATCCCGACAGTTACGTGCAAAAAAATGTGCGGAACGCGCTTGAGGAACTGGCAACCGAGGAAAACAAGCAGGCGTATCTGAATGCCTTATCCAGCAATGATTTCGCAATCCAGACAATGGCCGCCATCGCCTTGAGCAACATCGGCCACACCGAAGGCCTCCGGGTGCTGCTGGCGCAATTGGATAATCCTGAGAACAAAGACCTGCGCGATATCATCCGCGCGCTTGAAAAAAGCAAGGACCCCGCCGCCCTGCCCGGCCTGCGGAGAACTGTAAACCATCCGGACCTGCGGGTTAGAATCGAGGCCATCCTGGCTTTGGGAATTTTTCAGGATAAAGACTCCGTACCGATGTTGAAAACCCTGTCTGTGGACAAGGAGCAAAACGGAAACGTGCGCACCGCCTGCCTGATCGCGCTGAATCGAATCACCGGCGGGAATTGA
- the nifJ gene encoding pyruvate:ferredoxin (flavodoxin) oxidoreductase — protein sequence MMIAPITSPASASVTSPTGKQSKGSKKVTLDGNEAAASIAYLLSEAIAIYPITPSTAMGESSDEWAAKKKTNLWGQIPTVIEMQSEAGVAGTIHGMLQAGSLATTFTASQGLLLMIPAMYKIAGELTPFVLHVAARALATNGLSIFGDHSDVMAVRQTGFAMLCASNVQEAQDMSCISHLATLQTRIPFLHFFDGFRTSHELNQIDPLSPEDLRSLVNQKDIAAFYERALTPERPVIRGTAQNPDVYFQTREACNAFYQKTPGAVQKIMDRFAALTGREYHLFNYHGHPQAENVLVIMGSGSETAVETLRTLNKNGGRHGVLQVRLYRPFDCNALIAALPKSVLRIAVLDRTKEPGSAGEPLYQDVITALHESGAQHGLPGNVQVIGGRYGIGSKEFTPAMVKAVFDELLQPQPKQHFTVGITDDVTGLSLKVDDEFDIESHDTIRALFFGLGADGTVGANKNTIKIIGEQTSYHPQGYFVYDSKKSGAITISHLRFGPRRIKAPYLIRQANFLACHQWQFLEKYEITKYAAPNAVFLINSPYGPDAVWDHLPLEVQSGILEKQLRVFVIDAYQVAREAGMGGRINTIMQTCFFAVSGVLPREEAITQIKKAIEKTYARKGPAVVQKNCEAVDQTLANLFEVRVPDQVTALHSRHAAVPEQAPEFLRRVTAPMLEGRGDSLPVSAFPPDGTWPTGSARWEKRNLSQEIPVWDSSLCIQCNKCVMVCPHASIRAKFYPESSLQNAPETFKSAPFRSRERPGNSFTIQIAPEDCTGCRLCVTVCPAKDKSNPKHKALDITPQAPLLKAERVNWDYFLSLPNPDRSILKTSEVKDSQFLEPLFEFSGACAGCGETPYIKLVSQLFGDRALIANATGCSSIYGGNLPTTPYTTNASGRGPAWANSLFEDNAEFGAGLRLGADQKKGQAILLLQALHGAVGDDLVTALIQSPQSNEIEIAAQRERVTALKQKLAAKPDPIARELVVLADYLVKKSVWIIGGDGWAYDIGYGGLDHVLAQGLDVNILVLDTEVYSNTGGQASKSTPMGAVAKFAVNGKAHTKKDLGLIAMSYGSVYVARVAFGAKDSQTVKTFAEAEAYPGTSLILAYSHCIAHGYSMEIGLDQQKLAVESACWPLYRFDPRRAEAGQAAMQLDSSEPKIPLERYTENEARYRILKQNDPERSQALGAIAQEELKRKFAQYRHLEHMTNSNPAGEPAS from the coding sequence ATGATGATTGCCCCTATTACCTCTCCAGCATCAGCGTCTGTCACCAGCCCCACAGGCAAGCAGTCCAAGGGAAGCAAAAAGGTCACCCTTGACGGCAATGAAGCTGCCGCCTCCATCGCCTATCTGCTGAGTGAAGCCATTGCCATCTACCCCATCACCCCTTCAACGGCCATGGGCGAATCCTCGGATGAATGGGCTGCCAAAAAGAAAACCAACCTTTGGGGGCAAATCCCAACCGTCATAGAAATGCAGTCTGAAGCTGGGGTGGCCGGCACCATCCACGGCATGCTGCAAGCGGGCTCATTAGCCACCACATTTACCGCATCCCAAGGCCTTCTGCTCATGATTCCGGCCATGTACAAGATAGCCGGGGAACTCACTCCGTTCGTCCTCCACGTCGCCGCGCGCGCCCTGGCCACCAACGGCCTTTCCATCTTCGGCGATCATTCCGACGTGATGGCCGTCCGCCAGACCGGCTTCGCCATGCTCTGCGCCTCAAACGTGCAGGAAGCGCAGGATATGTCGTGCATTTCGCACCTGGCGACGCTTCAAACCCGCATTCCTTTCCTCCATTTTTTCGACGGCTTCCGCACTTCACATGAATTAAACCAGATCGACCCCCTGAGTCCCGAAGACCTCCGCAGCCTGGTCAATCAAAAGGATATTGCAGCCTTTTATGAGAGGGCCTTGACGCCCGAACGCCCTGTCATCCGTGGAACCGCCCAAAATCCGGATGTTTATTTCCAAACCCGCGAGGCCTGCAACGCCTTTTATCAAAAAACGCCCGGGGCCGTGCAAAAAATCATGGACCGTTTCGCCGCGCTGACCGGACGTGAATATCATCTCTTCAATTATCACGGGCATCCGCAGGCGGAAAATGTGCTTGTCATCATGGGATCTGGGAGCGAGACAGCCGTGGAAACACTGAGAACCCTGAACAAAAACGGAGGCCGCCATGGCGTGCTGCAAGTCAGGCTTTACCGGCCCTTTGACTGCAACGCCTTGATCGCCGCCCTGCCAAAAAGCGTCCTTCGCATCGCGGTCCTAGATCGCACAAAGGAACCCGGCTCAGCCGGTGAGCCTCTCTATCAGGATGTGATTACCGCCCTGCACGAATCCGGCGCCCAACATGGCTTGCCCGGGAACGTCCAGGTCATCGGCGGGCGTTACGGCATCGGCTCGAAGGAATTCACGCCCGCCATGGTCAAAGCCGTTTTCGACGAACTGCTTCAACCACAGCCGAAACAGCATTTTACCGTCGGCATCACCGACGACGTCACCGGGTTATCGCTAAAAGTCGATGATGAATTCGACATCGAAAGCCATGACACCATCCGGGCGCTGTTTTTCGGGCTGGGAGCCGACGGCACGGTCGGCGCGAATAAGAACACCATCAAGATCATCGGCGAGCAGACCAGCTACCATCCGCAGGGTTATTTTGTCTATGACTCCAAAAAATCCGGCGCCATCACCATCTCGCACCTGCGGTTCGGTCCGCGCCGGATCAAGGCCCCCTACCTCATCCGCCAGGCCAATTTCCTGGCCTGCCACCAGTGGCAATTCCTGGAAAAATATGAGATCACCAAATACGCCGCGCCCAACGCGGTCTTCCTGATCAACAGCCCCTATGGACCGGATGCCGTCTGGGACCATCTGCCGCTCGAGGTGCAATCCGGCATTCTGGAAAAACAGCTCCGCGTGTTTGTCATCGATGCCTATCAAGTTGCAAGAGAAGCCGGCATGGGCGGACGCATCAATACGATCATGCAAACCTGTTTCTTCGCGGTGTCCGGGGTGCTCCCGCGCGAGGAAGCCATCACCCAGATCAAGAAAGCCATTGAAAAAACCTACGCCCGCAAAGGCCCCGCCGTGGTGCAAAAAAATTGCGAGGCCGTGGACCAGACCCTCGCCAATCTTTTCGAAGTCCGCGTCCCCGACCAGGTAACGGCCCTTCACAGCCGCCATGCTGCTGTTCCCGAACAGGCGCCGGAATTTCTTCGCCGGGTCACCGCTCCGATGCTCGAGGGACGCGGCGATTCGCTCCCAGTCAGCGCCTTCCCTCCGGATGGCACCTGGCCGACAGGCAGCGCCCGCTGGGAAAAACGCAATCTCAGCCAGGAAATACCGGTCTGGGACTCCTCGCTTTGCATCCAGTGCAACAAATGCGTCATGGTCTGCCCGCATGCCAGCATTCGCGCCAAGTTTTATCCGGAAAGCAGCCTGCAAAACGCGCCGGAAACCTTCAAGTCGGCGCCCTTCCGCTCGCGCGAGCGTCCCGGAAACAGTTTCACCATCCAGATTGCGCCCGAGGATTGCACCGGCTGCCGTCTTTGCGTGACGGTGTGTCCGGCCAAGGACAAATCCAATCCCAAACACAAGGCTCTGGACATCACGCCCCAGGCGCCCCTGCTTAAAGCCGAGCGCGTCAATTGGGATTATTTCCTCAGCCTCCCCAATCCGGACCGTTCCATTCTCAAAACATCCGAAGTGAAGGATTCGCAATTCCTTGAACCGCTGTTTGAATTCTCCGGCGCCTGCGCCGGTTGCGGAGAGACTCCTTATATCAAATTGGTCAGCCAGCTTTTTGGCGACCGCGCCTTGATCGCAAATGCCACCGGCTGCTCCTCCATCTACGGAGGCAATCTGCCCACCACGCCCTATACAACCAACGCCAGCGGACGCGGCCCAGCCTGGGCCAACTCTCTGTTCGAGGACAACGCGGAGTTCGGCGCCGGTCTCCGTCTGGGCGCGGACCAAAAGAAAGGCCAGGCCATTCTCCTGCTCCAGGCTTTGCATGGCGCCGTCGGCGACGATCTGGTCACCGCGCTCATCCAATCGCCTCAAAGCAATGAAATTGAAATTGCCGCACAGCGCGAACGCGTCACGGCGCTCAAACAAAAACTCGCCGCCAAGCCCGATCCCATCGCGCGCGAACTCGTCGTTCTGGCGGATTATCTCGTGAAAAAGAGCGTATGGATCATCGGGGGCGATGGCTGGGCTTACGACATCGGCTACGGCGGATTGGATCATGTCCTCGCCCAGGGTTTGGATGTCAATATCCTGGTCCTCGACACCGAAGTCTATTCAAACACCGGCGGCCAGGCCTCGAAATCCACTCCGATGGGCGCAGTCGCAAAATTTGCCGTCAACGGCAAGGCGCACACGAAAAAGGATCTCGGCCTCATTGCAATGAGCTACGGCAGCGTCTATGTGGCGCGTGTGGCCTTTGGCGCCAAAGACTCGCAAACCGTCAAAACGTTTGCCGAAGCGGAAGCCTATCCGGGAACTTCGCTCATCCTCGCGTACAGCCATTGCATTGCGCACGGCTACTCAATGGAGATTGGCCTCGATCAGCAAAAGCTCGCCGTTGAAAGCGCTTGCTGGCCGCTGTATCGCTTCGACCCTCGGCGCGCCGAAGCCGGGCAGGCGGCCATGCAACTGGATTCCAGCGAACCGAAGATCCCCCTGGAACGCTACACGGAAAACGAAGCCCGTTACCGGATTTTAAAGCAGAACGATCCCGAACGATCCCAGGCCCTGGGCGCAATAGCGCAGGAGGAACTGAAAAGAAAATTTGCGCAATACCGCCATCTTGAACACATGACAAATTCAAACCCGGCCGGAGAACCTGCGTCATGA
- a CDS encoding ferritin family protein, whose protein sequence is MARRFDELSAPEILALAITLEEEDGRIYGEFAERLRTSYPATHRALLRMQEEEAGHRHQLIECYRQRFGEHIPLIRRQDVKGFVTRKPLWLAKVLTPAQVRREVALIELETRRYYEAAIERANDAGVRQLLGDLAQAESEHSHLADEMETELSASGAKAEEDATQRRMFVLQVVQPGLAGLMDGSVSTLAPLFAAAFATHSSKDAFLVGLAASVGAGISMGFAEALSDDGAMSGRGHPWLRGGVCGLMTALGGIGHTLPYLIPDFGVATAISAAVVGVELAAISWIRHHFMDTPLLAAAFQVVVGGVLVFLAGIVIGFLGGRD, encoded by the coding sequence ATGGCTCGACGTTTTGATGAATTAAGCGCACCGGAAATTTTGGCCCTGGCCATTACTTTGGAAGAGGAGGATGGCCGGATTTACGGGGAATTTGCGGAAAGGTTGCGGACTTCTTATCCCGCCACCCACCGCGCACTGCTCCGAATGCAGGAAGAGGAGGCGGGCCACCGGCATCAATTGATCGAATGCTACCGGCAACGGTTCGGGGAACATATTCCGCTGATCCGCCGACAGGATGTCAAAGGGTTTGTCACCCGCAAACCGCTCTGGCTGGCCAAGGTTTTGACGCCGGCCCAAGTACGCCGCGAAGTCGCGCTGATCGAATTGGAAACACGGCGCTATTATGAAGCGGCCATTGAGCGCGCCAATGATGCGGGCGTGCGGCAACTTTTGGGGGACCTGGCCCAGGCTGAAAGCGAGCACAGCCATCTGGCCGACGAAATGGAAACGGAATTGTCGGCCAGCGGCGCGAAAGCGGAAGAGGATGCGACCCAGCGCCGCATGTTTGTCTTGCAGGTGGTGCAACCCGGCTTGGCGGGGTTGATGGATGGTTCGGTATCGACCCTGGCGCCGTTGTTCGCCGCGGCTTTTGCCACGCACAGCAGCAAGGACGCTTTTCTTGTCGGCCTGGCGGCCTCGGTGGGCGCGGGCATCAGCATGGGGTTTGCGGAAGCGTTGTCGGACGACGGGGCCATGAGCGGCCGCGGCCATCCCTGGCTGCGCGGCGGCGTTTGCGGGTTGATGACGGCCCTGGGCGGCATTGGGCACACGCTGCCGTATTTGATCCCGGATTTTGGCGTTGCCACGGCGATATCAGCCGCGGTTGTGGGCGTTGAATTGGCTGCGATCTCCTGGATCCGCCATCATTTCATGGACACTCCGCTGCTCGCGGCGGCGTTTCAGGTGGTTGTGGGCGGGGTGCTGGTTTTCCTGGCGGGAATAGTGATAGGCTTCCTGGGCGGAAGGGATTGA
- a CDS encoding dihydroorotate dehydrogenase-like protein — protein sequence MTAKLETCYHGLTLKNPVIAGASPLADRMDTARQLEDSGAAAIILHSLFEEQITADDMATDYHTQIHGDSFSEALSFFPENEDYAHGPQEYLEHIAKLKEALGIPVIASLNGVTPGGWTHYAELIQKAGADALELNLYQVSANPKETSMEIETRLLETVSQVSGRVSLPLAVKISPFFTAPLHFVSKLEQSGADAAVLFNRFYQPDIDVELLEAVPRLHLSDSSELLLRLRWLAALHGLCGLDLALSGGVNRSLDLVKGLMAGATTVQVVSTLLKNGPAHVGFLLRGLETWMDEHEYESVEQLRGSMSLKTCPDPAAFERGNYMRVLQGWRI from the coding sequence ATGACAGCCAAACTCGAAACCTGTTACCACGGCCTGACGCTGAAAAACCCCGTCATTGCGGGAGCCTCACCGTTGGCTGACAGAATGGACACAGCGCGGCAGCTCGAAGATTCCGGGGCCGCCGCCATCATTCTGCATTCGCTTTTTGAGGAGCAAATCACGGCCGATGACATGGCCACGGACTATCACACCCAGATTCATGGCGATTCCTTTTCTGAGGCGCTGAGTTTTTTCCCGGAAAACGAAGATTACGCGCACGGCCCGCAGGAATACCTCGAGCACATCGCCAAACTCAAGGAGGCGCTGGGAATACCCGTGATCGCCTCGCTCAACGGGGTCACGCCAGGCGGCTGGACCCATTATGCGGAACTGATCCAAAAGGCGGGCGCTGACGCGCTGGAGTTGAATCTGTATCAGGTGTCGGCAAACCCAAAAGAAACTTCCATGGAGATCGAGACGCGCCTGCTCGAAACAGTCTCGCAGGTGTCAGGCCGGGTTTCCCTGCCCTTGGCCGTAAAGATTTCACCTTTCTTCACAGCGCCGCTTCACTTTGTAAGCAAGCTGGAGCAGTCCGGCGCCGATGCGGCCGTGCTTTTCAACCGCTTCTACCAGCCTGACATTGATGTAGAGCTTCTTGAAGCGGTTCCGCGCCTTCACCTTTCCGATTCCTCGGAATTGTTGCTGCGGCTGCGCTGGCTGGCGGCCCTGCACGGGCTTTGCGGCCTGGACCTCGCCCTGTCCGGCGGCGTGAACCGCTCGCTCGATCTGGTCAAAGGACTGATGGCCGGAGCCACAACCGTGCAGGTCGTTTCCACCCTCTTAAAAAACGGGCCCGCCCATGTTGGATTTTTGCTCCGCGGCCTGGAAACATGGATGGACGAACACGAATACGAAAGCGTGGAACAACTTCGGGGTTCCATGAGTCTGAAAACCTGCCCCGATCCCGCCGCATTCGAGCGCGGGAACTACATGCGCGTCCTCCAAGGCTGGCGGATCTGA
- a CDS encoding cyclic nucleotide-binding domain-containing protein, whose protein sequence is MTVQTESTNVQFKPGDIIFKEGDPGNLMYIVKKGEVELYISNQLVETVGKDGFFGEMALIDSQGRSAKAMAKTEVELSPLTEKQFIFMVQQTPFFSLRVLRTMVQRIRAMDRFIKP, encoded by the coding sequence ATGACCGTACAGACAGAGTCAACGAATGTTCAATTCAAGCCCGGCGACATTATTTTCAAAGAAGGCGACCCAGGCAATCTAATGTATATTGTCAAAAAAGGCGAAGTGGAGCTGTATATATCGAATCAGCTCGTGGAAACGGTCGGCAAGGACGGATTTTTCGGGGAGATGGCCTTGATTGACTCCCAAGGGCGCTCCGCCAAAGCGATGGCCAAGACGGAAGTGGAGTTGTCGCCCCTTACGGAAAAGCAGTTTATTTTTATGGTACAACAAACCCCGTTTTTCTCCCTGCGCGTTCTGCGCACGATGGTTCAGCGCATCCGGGCGATGGACCGTTTCATCAAGCCCTAA
- a CDS encoding DUF2721 domain-containing protein, translated as MDPINPESFSKLLQYSISPVVLISSVGLLLLSVTNRLGRTIDRSRSLAKELDEAGQELIEDHTEQLKILVRRAEFLRNSVTLIVASVFFSCLMVLFLFLLVFLGVRLEVVVLALFCLSVFSLLGSVIYFFADVLMALHALKIEVARHLTPRSP; from the coding sequence ATGGACCCCATCAATCCTGAATCTTTTTCCAAGCTGCTCCAATATTCCATTTCCCCCGTCGTCCTGATTTCCAGCGTGGGACTGCTCCTGCTCTCCGTCACCAACCGGTTGGGCCGGACGATTGACCGGTCCAGGTCCCTGGCCAAGGAACTGGACGAGGCCGGGCAGGAGCTCATTGAAGATCATACGGAACAATTGAAGATCCTGGTGCGGCGCGCCGAATTCCTGCGCAATTCCGTGACGCTGATTGTGGCCAGCGTCTTTTTTTCCTGCCTGATGGTGCTCTTTTTGTTCCTGCTGGTTTTTCTCGGAGTCCGGCTTGAGGTTGTTGTGTTGGCGTTGTTTTGCCTCAGCGTATTTTCACTGCTCGGGTCGGTGATTTATTTTTTCGCCGACGTTTTGATGGCGCTCCACGCGCTGAAAATCGAGGTGGCCCGGCACCTCACTCCTCGATCTCCATGA